One genomic window of Nicotiana sylvestris chromosome 10, ASM39365v2, whole genome shotgun sequence includes the following:
- the LOC104245902 gene encoding uncharacterized protein, which yields MTMKLTQKEKDSEKILWDQMRSSTVTPFSIIALPKLMVWLILFVSATYVVYTLKLLSSSPPCNDDVFTHSSTNILPIIHSQINSNDSVVVEKARFLQEKKVEKTELEHVVFGIAASAKLWNKRKEYIKLWWKPEKKMRGIVWLDNSVKMLKNETDSLPEVRISGDTSHYAYNNRQGHRSAIRISRIVSETLRLGMENVRWFVMGDDDTVFVTDNLLRILNKYDHNQYYYIGSLSESHLQNIYFSYSMAYGGGGFAISYPLAKALDKMQDRCIQRYPGLYGSDDRMQACMAELGVPLTKELGFHQYDVYGNLFGLLASHPVAPLVSLHHLDVVEPIFPNVTQVKALKQLTVPMKLDSAGIMQQSICYDKVNSWTISVSWGFAVQIFRGVLSPREIEMPSRTFLNWYRRADYKAYAFNTRPVMRNPCQKPFVFYMSSAKMDSSGNQTMSQYTRHRVPHPLCRWKMANPADVERIQVYKKPDPHLWDRSPRRNCCRVLSSKKKSMVVDVGVCREDEVSEVL from the exons TGACCCAGAAAGAAAAAGATTCAGAAAAAATACTTTGGGATCAAATGAGAAGTTCTACTGTTACACCTTTTTCGATTATTGCTTTGCCTAAACTCATGGTATGGCTTATACTTTTTGTATCAGCTACTTATGTTGTTTACACTCTTAAGCTTCTTTCCTCTTCTCCACCTTGTAACGACGACGTTTTCACCCACAGCAGCACTAATATTTTACCAATTATTCACTCACAAATCAATTCCAATGACTCGGTTGTTGTGGAGAAAGCAAGATttttacaagaaaagaaagtGGAGAAAACTGAATTAGAGCATGTAGTTTTTGGCATTGCAGCTTCAGCCAAGCTATggaacaagaggaaagaatataTTAAGCTATGGTGGAAACCCGAGAAGAAAATGAGAGGGATCGTTTggttagataattcagtaaaaatGTTGAAAAATGAAACTGATTCACTGCCTGAAGTGAGAATTTCAGGTGACACTTCACATTATGCCTATAATAACCGGCAGGGGCATCGGTCGGCGATTCGAATATCGAGGATTGTTTCAGAGACATTAAGGTTAGGGATGGAAAATGTGAGGTGGTTTGTAATGGGTGATGACGACACTGTATTTGTAACGGATAATTTGTTGAGAATATTGAATAAGTATGATCATAATCAATATTATTATATAGGGAGTTTGAGTGAGAGTCATTTGCAGAATATATATTTCTCTTATAGTATGGCATATGGGGGTGGTGGATTTGCAATTAGTTATCCTTTGGCAAAAGCTCTTGATAAAATGCAAGATAGGTGTATTCAAAGGTATCCTGGACTTTATGGTTCTGATGATAGAATGCAAGCTTGTATGGCTGAACTCGGTGTCCCACTCACCAAAGAACTCGGTTTTCACCAG TACGATGTGTACGGGAACTTATTTGGGTTGCTAGCATCACATCCTGTAGCACCATTGGTATCGTTGCACCATCTTGATGTGGTGGAGCCAATCTTTCCCAATGTGACTCAAGTGAAGGCTTTGAAGCAGCTTACAGTTCCAATGAAACTCGACTCAGCTGGTATTATGCAGCAATCCATTTGCTATGACAAAGTTAATAGTTGGACTATTTCAGTGTCGTGGGGATTTGCAGTACAAATATTTCGTGGAGTTCTGTCTCCCCGTGAAATAGAAATGCCATCAAGGACTTTCTTAAACTGGTATAGAAGAGCAGATTACAAAGCATATGCTTTTAACACAAGGCCAGTTATGCGTAACCCGTGTCAAAAGCCTTTTGTATTTTACATGTCAAGCGCAAAAATGGATTCTTCAGGCAACCAGACTATGAGTCAGTATACTCGTCATCGAGTTCCTCATCCGCTATGCAGATGGAAAATGGCAAACCCTGCCGATGTTGAGAGAATACAAGTTTACAAGAAGCCAGACCCCCACCTATGGGATAGG TCTCCAAGGAGGAATTGTTGCAGAGTTTTAAGCTCAAAGAAGAAAAGCATGGTGGTGGATGTGGGTGTCTGTAGGGAAGATGAAGTCAGTGAAGTATTATGA